From Saccharothrix espanaensis DSM 44229, the proteins below share one genomic window:
- a CDS encoding MarR family winged helix-turn-helix transcriptional regulator: MTDQEPRWLDDGEMRAWRSYVVGASMLEDRLHRELQDRHDLSLADYEVLVRLSERRGLRMRMSQLADEVASSKSRVSHQVARMEREGLLRRRECPEDGRGVFAELTEKGVKTLEGSAPTHVRGVREHMVDLLTREEQEVLAKVFDRVITHLRGLDG, from the coding sequence GTGACGGATCAGGAACCCCGATGGCTCGACGACGGCGAGATGCGGGCGTGGCGCAGCTACGTGGTCGGCGCGTCCATGCTGGAGGACCGCCTGCACCGCGAACTGCAGGACCGCCACGACCTCTCGCTGGCCGACTACGAGGTGCTGGTGCGGCTGTCCGAACGGCGTGGCCTGCGGATGCGGATGTCGCAACTGGCCGACGAGGTGGCCTCCTCGAAGAGCCGGGTCTCGCACCAGGTGGCGAGGATGGAGCGCGAGGGCCTGCTGCGCCGCCGCGAGTGCCCGGAAGACGGCCGGGGCGTGTTCGCGGAACTGACCGAGAAGGGCGTGAAAACCCTGGAGGGCTCCGCACCGACCCACGTCCGAGGCGTGCGGGAGCACATGGTCGACCTGCTGACACGTGAGGAGCAGGAGGTCCTGGCGAAGGTCTTCGACCGGGTCATCACCCACCTGCGCGGCCTGGACGGGTAA
- a CDS encoding carboxypeptidase-like regulatory domain-containing protein: MTEAPPAAPEARTEKAPAQIGAQAAPADLRVTAAFDRSEYLPGSLLPITVTVENVGGTTAEQVRINRGGNVGLNSGWELFNETYTLAPGEVRRFDLVGRQYDQNGTQAEFFFYVNHSRPDPTPEDTSAKATASVPQRRGAISGVLYTDVNANGRFDAGEQRAGAEFRIGGGAPSTHLAAVTGANGEFAFPDVPTGDYYFTLTDATIVVRPGHSTFSVRENATTDLAIPTARPVSDSLTARIELDRDTYGRGDPITVKITLTNTGTATLTNVIALCNQVGEDSTLGSGPGWAPLHPKGPGLTIAAGESKVLEIADVVPDAAYEAGSVHAYCNFGNNGIYDTGYVGASDQAKVLGARGSARGDLTYYPPSGAPQKLADVAVLLVDRSTKAVVARTRSDVNGAWTFPDVPVGDYDVLVIGPYKSRYNHGFVARVHAVNSPGLGCALVDGPMVQEPPQGPNLSVTASFDKASYELSDRPKVTVKVKNTGNATARYSRFEPQTSLSDLYYNRTQWGAFHDGGGATLQPGEEQVVTLTGTIRGEPESVRLKGRITTSGDLDESDNAIDLAAPVMPATGDAVAQVYGDLDGDGAYDDGEGLSDVQITIGGGRPYKLVTGRTDASGRFRLDDVPTGKYTVRVHDDKTGWVRQDDGELVVVADQETQAQYGMERPLSDELHASVVFDRDTYGPDDQVVATLTLSNSGSKKALFKAFCGGGEIPALMNDSGWGPFDSNGGAGVELEAGETRVFTYTVPLPNYAADYGVFDMSCTFGPDRNIRGLPETREFARVPGAVWTKSGRVITRPTPYEPVPVPNVTIVLTDYFSKKPVARTVAGPDGSFTFSNVPVGFYTPVIVGPWKFNVNWGPAPSFRVIRGGATTGDIDVEPGPEVGDPGNWEEPPTGGGETGGGETGGGETGGGETGGTSGTSGTSGGSGAEEALAATGASVVGLGLIGLLVLAFGVGTRVVGRRRTV; the protein is encoded by the coding sequence GTGACCGAAGCGCCCCCGGCCGCGCCCGAAGCGCGGACGGAAAAGGCTCCGGCGCAAATCGGCGCGCAGGCCGCACCGGCCGACTTGCGGGTCACCGCCGCATTCGACCGGTCGGAGTACCTGCCGGGCTCCTTGCTGCCCATCACGGTCACCGTCGAGAACGTCGGCGGCACCACGGCCGAGCAGGTCCGGATCAACCGCGGCGGCAACGTGGGGCTGAACTCGGGCTGGGAGCTGTTCAACGAGACCTACACCCTCGCGCCCGGTGAGGTGCGGCGGTTCGACCTGGTCGGGCGCCAGTACGACCAGAACGGCACCCAGGCGGAGTTCTTCTTCTACGTCAACCACTCGCGCCCCGACCCGACGCCCGAGGACACGTCGGCGAAGGCCACCGCGAGCGTCCCGCAGCGGCGGGGCGCGATCTCCGGCGTGCTCTACACCGACGTCAACGCCAACGGCCGGTTCGACGCCGGCGAGCAGCGCGCGGGTGCCGAGTTCCGGATCGGCGGCGGCGCGCCGTCGACCCACCTGGCCGCCGTCACCGGCGCGAACGGCGAGTTCGCCTTCCCGGACGTGCCGACCGGCGACTACTACTTCACGCTGACCGACGCGACGATCGTGGTGCGGCCGGGCCACAGCACGTTCTCCGTGCGGGAGAACGCGACGACGGACCTGGCGATCCCGACCGCCCGCCCGGTCTCGGACTCGCTGACCGCGCGGATCGAGCTGGACCGCGACACCTACGGTCGCGGCGACCCGATCACCGTCAAGATCACGCTCACCAACACCGGCACCGCGACGCTGACCAACGTCATCGCGCTGTGCAACCAGGTTGGCGAGGACTCGACCCTGGGCAGCGGTCCGGGTTGGGCTCCGCTGCACCCGAAGGGCCCCGGCCTGACGATCGCCGCCGGTGAGTCCAAGGTGCTGGAGATCGCGGACGTCGTGCCGGACGCCGCTTACGAGGCCGGCTCCGTGCACGCGTACTGCAACTTCGGCAACAACGGCATCTACGACACGGGCTACGTGGGTGCGTCGGACCAGGCGAAGGTCCTCGGCGCACGCGGTTCCGCCAGGGGTGACCTGACCTACTACCCGCCGTCGGGCGCGCCGCAGAAGCTCGCCGACGTCGCGGTGCTCCTGGTCGACCGGTCGACCAAGGCCGTCGTCGCGCGGACGCGGTCGGACGTCAACGGCGCGTGGACGTTCCCGGACGTCCCGGTGGGCGACTACGACGTGCTCGTGATCGGCCCGTACAAGTCGCGCTACAACCACGGGTTCGTGGCGCGGGTGCACGCCGTCAACAGCCCGGGCTTGGGCTGCGCCCTCGTCGACGGTCCGATGGTCCAGGAGCCGCCCCAGGGGCCGAACCTGTCGGTCACCGCCTCGTTCGACAAGGCGTCCTACGAGCTCAGCGACCGGCCGAAGGTCACCGTCAAGGTCAAGAACACCGGCAACGCGACCGCCCGGTACTCCCGCTTCGAGCCTCAGACGAGCCTCAGCGACCTGTACTACAACCGGACCCAGTGGGGCGCGTTCCACGACGGCGGCGGTGCCACCCTCCAGCCCGGTGAGGAGCAGGTCGTCACGCTGACCGGCACCATCAGGGGTGAGCCCGAGTCGGTGCGCCTGAAGGGCCGGATCACGACGTCCGGGGACTTGGACGAGAGCGACAACGCGATCGACCTGGCCGCTCCGGTCATGCCCGCCACCGGTGACGCGGTCGCCCAGGTCTACGGCGACCTCGACGGGGACGGCGCGTACGACGACGGCGAAGGGCTGTCGGACGTGCAGATCACGATCGGGGGCGGCCGGCCGTACAAGTTGGTCACCGGTCGGACCGACGCCTCCGGCAGGTTCCGCCTGGACGACGTCCCCACCGGCAAGTACACCGTGCGGGTCCACGACGACAAGACCGGTTGGGTCCGCCAGGACGACGGCGAACTGGTCGTCGTCGCGGACCAGGAAACCCAGGCCCAGTACGGCATGGAGCGCCCGCTGTCCGACGAGCTGCACGCGTCGGTGGTCTTCGACCGCGACACCTACGGGCCCGACGACCAGGTGGTCGCCACCTTGACGCTGTCCAACAGCGGGTCGAAGAAGGCCCTGTTCAAGGCGTTCTGCGGTGGCGGGGAGATCCCGGCGCTGATGAACGACAGCGGCTGGGGACCGTTCGACTCGAACGGCGGTGCCGGCGTGGAACTGGAAGCCGGTGAGACCCGCGTCTTCACCTACACCGTTCCGCTGCCGAACTACGCGGCCGACTACGGCGTGTTCGACATGTCGTGCACGTTCGGCCCCGACCGCAACATCCGGGGTCTGCCCGAGACCCGGGAGTTCGCCCGCGTGCCGGGTGCGGTGTGGACGAAGTCCGGCCGTGTGATCACCAGGCCGACGCCGTACGAGCCGGTGCCCGTGCCGAACGTGACGATCGTGCTCACCGACTACTTCTCGAAGAAGCCGGTGGCGCGCACGGTGGCCGGTCCGGACGGGAGCTTCACGTTCTCGAACGTCCCGGTCGGTTTCTACACGCCGGTGATCGTCGGCCCGTGGAAGTTCAACGTCAACTGGGGCCCGGCCCCGTCCTTCCGGGTGATCCGGGGCGGCGCGACCACCGGGGACATCGACGTCGAACCCGGTCCCGAGGTCGGCGACCCGGGGAACTGG